The proteins below come from a single Aspergillus oryzae RIB40 DNA, chromosome 5 genomic window:
- a CDS encoding snoRNA-binding rRNA-processing protein ENP1 (cell adhesion complex protein bystin) has product MPKATSSRSAAVGRRHNPLAEDIVATGHLRTHSSKNSKRKSQSDEDQDDGERFIDAKMSRKILQIGQELADEDAAEQRTSLGNIAAKDNTAFDFESRFEDDEAFSDDEKFQDDPWGDEEEIEQVEVDPNDLDMFHKFVPGGDEDPIFNPSEQGAGGQSTNLADLILEKIAEHEAKQNGDNGPFIQGGGLPEDAVQIPAKAVEVYEKVGMILSRYKSGPLPKPFKILPSVPNWPTLLSITRPESWTANAVYAGTRIFISSKPAVAQEFISTVLLDRVREEIHETKKLNVHTYNSLRKALYKPACFFKGLLFPLVSSGTCTLREAHIVSSVIARVSIPVLHSAAALLRMCDLAAEQSLRSLESTGAVNMFIRVFLEKKYALPYKVIDALVFHFLRFRASDNDEDSMMTNGRSRDTNKAYKLPVLWHQSLLVFAQRYRNDITEDQREALLDLLLVCGHKDIGPEVRRELLAGRGRGVVVPDPEKQGALDAGDDTMDVTM; this is encoded by the exons ATGCCCAAAGCTACATCATCTCGCTCGGCCGCTGTTGGCCGTAGACATAATCCTCTAGCTGAAGATATCGTGGCTACAGGCCATTTACGGACCCATTCCAGCAAAAATAGCAAACGCAAGTCGCAATCCGACGAAGACCAAGATGATGGTGAACGTTTCATCGATGCAAAAATGTCTCGCAAAATCTTGCAGATTGGGCAGGAACTAGCGGACGAGGATGCTGCTGAGCAAAGGACTTCATTGGGAAATATAGCAGCGAAAGATAACACAGCATTTGATTTCGAATCTCGATTTGAGGACGATGAGGCGTTTTCCGATGACGAAAAGTTTCAGGATGACCCATGgggcgatgaggaagaaattGAGCAAGTG GAGGTCGATCCAAATGACCTTGATATGTTCCATAAGTTTGTTCCCGGTGGCGACGAAGATCCTATATTCAACCCTAGTGAACAGGGCGCTGGTGGTCAGAGCACAAATCTAGCCGATCTCATccttgagaagattgccgaacatgaagcaaagcaaaacGGAGATAACGGTCCCTTCATCCAGGGCGGAGGGCTACCGGAAGATGCAGTTCAGATACCAGCCAAGGCAGTCGAAGTATATGAAAA AGTCGGTATGATCCTGTCCCGCTACAAATCCGGGCCACTTCCCAAGCCTTTCAaaattcttccttctgttcCAAATTGGCCAactctcctttccatcaCTCGACCGGAGTCATGGACCGCCAACGCTGTTTATGCCGGAACCAggatcttcatctcatcaaaACCCGCTGTTGCCCAGGAGTTTATCTCAACAGTACTCCTAGATCGGGTTCGAGAAGAAATTCACGAGACTAAGAAGCTCAACGTACATACGTACAACTCATTGAGGAAGGCACTGTACAAGCCCGCTTGCTTCTTTAAGGGGCTACTGTTCCCCCTTGTCTCTAGCGGCACTTGCACGTTACGCGAAGCACATATTGTCTCCTCGGTCATTGCCCGTGTATCCATCCCGGTATTGCATTCCGCGGCCGCTTTGTTGCGCATGTGTGATCTTGCTGCAGAGCAGTCTCTGAGGTCATTGGAAAGTACCGGCGCGGTAAATATGTTCATTAGGGTgtttttggagaagaagtacGCGCTTCCTTACAAAGTTATTGATGCGCTAGTCTTCCACTTCCTACGGTTTCGGGCGAGTGACAACGATGAAGACTCAATGATGACGAATGGACGTTCACGGGACACCAACAAAGCGTATAAGCTTCCCGTTCTTTGGCACCAGTCACTCTTGGTCTTCGCACAGCGTTACCGCAATGACATTACCGAAGATCAACGAGAGGCGCTTCTAGACTTACTCTTGGTGTGCGGGCACAAAGATATTGGGCCCGAAGTTAGACGGGAACTGCTGGCTGGCCGAGGTCGAGGTGTTGTCGTGCCTGATCCCGAGAAGCAAGGCGCCCTCGACGCTGGAGATGATACGATGGATGTTACCATGTAG
- the hacA gene encoding transcription factor HAC1 (predicted protein) encodes MSCDMEKTMSSVDSLPATPASEVPVLTVSPADTSLNSADVKTQEVKPEEKKPAKKRKSWGQELPVPKTNLPPRKRAKTEDEKEQRRIERVLRNRAAAQTSRERKRLEMEKLENEKIQMEQQNQFLLQRLSQMEAENNRLSQQLAQLAAEVRGSRANTPMPGSPATASPTLTPTLFKQERDELPLERIPFPTPSLSDYSPTLKPSTLAESSDVAQHPAAVLLSVAGLEGDGSALPLFDLGSDLKHHSTDDVAAPLSDDDFNRLFHGDSSVEPDSSVFEDGLAFDVLEGGDLSAFPFDSMVNFDSEPVTLEGIEMAHGLPDETTCKTSSVQPGFGASTTRCDGQGIAAGC; translated from the exons ATGTCTTGTGATATGGAGAAGACCATGTCATCGGTGGATTCGTTGCCCGCCACCCCGGCATCAGAGGTGCCGGTGCTGACGGTCTCCCCGGCCGACACATCGTTGAATAGTGCAGATGTGAAGACGCAGGAAGTCAAGccggaagagaagaagcctgCAAAGAAGCGGAAGTCGTGGGGCCAAGAACTACCAGTTCCCAAGACCAACTTGCCTCCGAG GAAACGTGCCAaaacagaagatgagaaggagcAGCGTCGCATTGAACGCGTCCTTCGAAATCGTGCGGCAGCTCAGACGTCCCGGGAGCGCAAAAGGCTGGAaatggagaagctggagaatgAAAAAATTCAGATGGAACAACAGAATcaattcctccttcagcGGTTGTCTCAGATGGAAGCAGAGAACAATCGCTTGAGCCAACAGCTTGCTCAACTGGCTGCAGAGGTCCGCGGATCTCGTGCCAACACTCCAATGCCTGGCTCTCCAGCGACAGCATCTCCCACCCTTACACCTACCTTGTTCAAACAAGAGCGTGATGAACTTCCTCTCGAACGCATCCCTTTCCCTACTCCCTCTCTGAGTGATTACTCCCCTACCTTGAAGCCTTCCACTCTGGCTGAGTCCTCCGACGTGGCACAACATCCTGCAGCGGTGTTGT TGTCCGTCGCTGGACtcgaaggagatggaagcGCCCTCCCACTTTTCGACCTCGGCTCAGACCTTAAACATCACTCTACAGATGACGTTGCAGCTCCTCTTTCTGACGATGACTTCAACCGCTTATTCCACGGTGATTCATCCGTTGAACCAgattcttctgtctttgaaGACGGGCTTGCCTTTGATGTTCTCGAAGGAGGAGATCTATCAGCATTTCCATTTGATTCTATGGTTAATTTCGACTCCGAGCCTGTCACCCTCGAAGGCATCGAGATGGCCCACGGGCTTCCGGATGAGACTACTTGCAAGACTTCTAGCGTGCAACCCGGCTTTGGCGCGTCCACTACGCGATGCGACGGGCAGGGCATTGCAGCTGGCTGTTAG